The following nucleotide sequence is from Aspergillus luchuensis IFO 4308 DNA, chromosome 1, nearly complete sequence.
GGAGAGCTGTGGAAATTGGACGAGGGATTACGGCGACAACTGCTAAGCTGCAGAGACTGGCCGAGTGTGAGTGACTTCTAGACGGTTGAGTCGATCGAGTTAACATTGTCCGCAGTGGCCAAGCGAAAGACGCTCTTTGACGACAGACCGGTTGAGATCTCCGAGTTGACGTTTGTGATCAAGCAAGATCTCGCCTCGTTGAATCAGCAAATCGCCTCGTTGCAAGCGCTTACTCTTTCACAACACCCCAAGAGCAATCGGTCGAAGGCGGACCAGGAAGGAGAGCACAACGACAATGTACGTGCGGCACATAACGAGACCGATATGAAGCTAACGAGATTAGGTGGTTGTCATGCTACAAGGAAAATTGGCGGATGTAGGAGCAAACTTCAAAGATGTGCTTGAAGTGCGAACGAAGAACATCCAGGCCTCGCGATCAAGAACCGAAAACTTTGTCTCCTCGGTATCCTCAAAGACACATTCCGCCCTCGATACGCAGCGCTCTGATTCCCCGCTCTACAATACATCCGGGCGGCGGACGCCTCAGCCGGGCGGTGCTTCCGATCTACTGACTCTGGAACCTTCGAACCCATCTCCGCTCGGCCGCCCCTCTATGCACTCAGATCAGCAACTATTGGTCATGGAGGAAGCCCAGACGAGCAACGCCTATATCCAAGGCCGTGGTGAGGCAATTGATGCGATTGAACGCACCATCAGCGAGTTGGGTGGTATTTTCGGTCAGCTTGCGCAGATGGTCAGCGAGCAGTCCGACATGATCCAGCGGATAGACGCTAACACggaagatgttgtcgatAATGTGCAAGGAGCACATCGCGAGTTACTGAAGTACTGGACGCGGGTATCCGGGAACCGGTGGCTCATCGCCAAGATGTTTGGCGTCCTAATGGTAAGCTCATCCCGCAACCTGCTGGTCGAATTGCAGCTAACTTGTGCAGATCTTCTTCCTACTCTGGGTGTTGATATCGGGATAGACACACCCTATTCTTTTCTCTATAATGTATTAATACTGGTTCGTATTCGTCCTGCTGTGCTGAACGAATAATGCAACCGTTTCTGTCGCTTAGCCTTGCATTCTTGTCTGCTACCTTGTTTGGCCGTGGCTAGATCTGATGATCGATCTTCTACTATTTACTTTATGTGCTTCGGATGGCCTGATGTGAATACGGTCCATGATTGACTAGATCAATTTTATTCCCTTTCCTTGAGCTATTCTCTTTGACTGCATCATTCAATGGCTGATGAGCCGATTCAATAAGTTTTGGTACACATGAAGCAGATGTATGACTCCCAGTGCATTCCACTGTTATCATTCCAGAAGAATCATCTATTCACTTACcctatagtatatataaaccttcttttttttttttttttccttctcctcttctttctcttcttcattctgACACCCTTCCTGCCACCCAACAACTTGAACCGGCCTTTATTCGTAACAGATATAAAATCAAGCAATCTCCTAAATTGCTGACTCATGAGTTTGCGGTTGTCCTAGCAAATACTACAATGAGCCCAAGCCGAATTTATCTTCTAGAAGCGAACAATAACTCTACTAGCCACCCCAACTCACGATATAAATGAAGGCTGGGAAAGACCATTGTTAAATAACCCCATATTCTGGATACTTTCCACGTCCCATGTCATATGATGTTTTATATCCCCAATAAGACACCAGATAGCCCTTCTGAGGGTACACTTAATCTTTCATGATCCCacgagggaagaagatagTATTGACTACTATGGGTCACTATCTCTAGAGGTACAAGGGTAGGGGTCAATCCACAGAGAATAAATTCGTACCTTGATATTCTGGACAACCCAATCCCTGAGCATTCGAGAGAGCGTGTGGACAGCATGATACTACGTCTTCAATCATTCCCTCTTGGCCGTAAGCCAGCCCCTACCTCCTCATGATATGACAGATGGTCAAGAGGCCAAAGGCCCCCGCAAGTCCCGTATAACGACAAATATCGTCGGCTTGCTGTCTACCTTGTGTGTCGAACACTCGACTAACAGCCCTGCCCGTCCGAGGATATTGTTTTTGTCGCCCCTTACAACGCCCAGTGGGACATGCATCTGGTCAGTTCGAAATCCCTTGCATCTTCAGATGTTTACTGccgggtggaagaggatTCCGGAAAGAACCAGTGAGTCAAATCAGGGGGGCACGAGGCTTCTGTTGTTACTCTTTATAACGATGGCGGCGGATAACCCAGGCTTTTTGAAGACCCGCGACTATCTTACTATCAGTCTCAGCCGCGCGAGGGCCGCGTTTCTTGTTATCGCCAATGTTCGTAAACGAAACGAGGCGAAAGAGACGAAGCCATGCGCTCGCTATATAAGACACATGATTTACTGTGTCAGGAGAATGCTGGAGCTAATGTCTATAATCCCGCGATATCCCTCACAGAGATAGAAGACATGTCCTATACAGTTGCCGATGGTGTGACAATGCCACTTTCACTGATAAAGCGGCATATTGATGGATGTTGCAACTCGAACAATTTCACAAATATCGGTGCACTAATTGCGCTAGTCTACTCTCAATTTCGGGCTTACCCACTCCAACAGAACGTACCCCAACGATGACAATAACTAAGGGATGGCTATGGCCGAATCCACCCTGCATGTCTCTATTCGCCgtagagaagatgagaatCGCAGATAACATTCCAAAGCATATCTTTATGAGCTCCGTGTTCAAGCTTAAAAATCATGTTCTGGAGAGTGCCAATTTGTCCTGAACAAACCTTGAGGATACCGTGTCTTGGAAAGTCGAAGTAGACCTCGAGTATCGTCTCTTTGAACATTGTTAATGGTGAGGAGTAACTGTTAAGACTGCCTCAGACCGAAGATAGCTTGCAACGGTGCGCGGCGAGTGAGACACCTGGTCATCTAAAGGGCTTATGCCCAAAGAAACGCCAGACGTGGCATCGTCCGCTGGTTCGATCTACATGACATCTGCTATACATGAAATACCGTGATGGGCTACTTTTAAGGCCATTTAATGCTTCATAGCAGCATAGGTTAGTCGGTGACGACAAGTATTGCCCCAGTCAAGGCACATCATAATTCCAGCAGTAGGCGGGAACGGTTCCCGCCTACTGCCGGGCCCGTTGCCAGGTCCTGTTCTGACTGACCGGTGGCCTCGGCAGAAGATCTGAGGAGCAGCGTACAGTCATGGGAAACCGACGAGGCCGTGCAGGAGGAATAGTTGCGCGGTCATAAGAAAGCTTCTGCTGCGGAAAAGCGCACCTAGCGCTTGGGGCGGTTTAGTTGCGCtgaatactattttatttgcAGTCACATGGTTTGAGTTATCGAGTTCCAAGCTCACGATCATGATTGAAAGGACAGCTCTCGATGTAAATTCCAACCTTAGGTATTCGGCGCCTGGTGCTGAGAATTGACGCTTTCGTTGTTCCGGTTCAGATTATAACTCATAAGTTCTAGGCTTCTGCTAAACACAACCATCCTTACAAGTGTGCCAGATACGCCGGGATGTTCATGGTATATTGCTTCCCTGACAAAAATCCACAAAGTACAAAGCGGTGATATAGTCTGTGGTGTCTTCATAAAAAATAATGGCGTGCTGTGCCAAAAAGATACCGGTCTGCCAACCTGGGCTCCTAATAACAAACCAATCCGGGTTGATCACCAAAGGAAAACTGCTTGGTTACCATGACCTGAGCTAGATACTGCATTTAAGTACACTGAGACCTCATGGGACTTTGCAAAGATAATTGGCTTAATGGCTACTCTGTGCGGACAACGCATACCTACCGACAATCCTCGGGCGTCTCAATTAGGGTTCAGTCAATCAGCCTAAGACACTGGTTCTAGAGTTATATCTCCCTTAGCTATACTGGTCAGAGCTATATCCAGAACTGATACTTATGGCATACAACAGCTGCATGTTCTCACCACGAAGGATGAAAGGGCACCTCGATCGACGAGAATGTGTCAAGCGAGTTGCCATCATCGAACGCGCCATTTTACTGGTCGTCCAATGCCACTCCACGGACTTAGATGTAGAAATATCCTTGATATACACCGCGATTACCGAAAGAGACAGTATTAGGCATTACTCAGGGGAGAGAGGTAATCAGGCCCGGAAATACCTACTTCATCAAAGCTGCTTTCTCCATATCTTGCTACTCTCCAGGATGTTCCATGTCCAGCGCTCGCATGCCGCTCCGCACTGCCTGGGATGCGAGGGAATATAACGACAACGCAGCATCCGTTGAAAGCAGGACAATTTTCGACATCATCTAAGGTATATCTACGGATGTCTAGATCTGTTCATTTCGATGTATGGTTTTATGACCTGGTAATCAATATCTCTCAGTCAAAGGCGGCTTCAGTCTACAGCAATAACCAGGAATCAAAGACTCAACCACAGGTTGCTATTCTCTCGTCTCGCACATAAGCTGTTGTTTTCCTATTACTATGTCGCACTTATATCAAAGTCAAGGGTTTGCTACTACTAGCTTACGATTGGAATACCTGGTCCCGTCATCAAGTCAAAAAGTTCCAATAGCATTCAGAAACTAGCCTGGCCAAGGAGAGATAGATATGCGTCTGGCGTGGTGTCCAGGCGGGCCAAGGACGTCGTCCTGCTGCTTGGCGGTGCAATAACCCTGATCACATTGTAGGGCTGGAAAATGACAACGGTAACAATCCCAGCACTCGTGATGTTCAAGGAGCTCAGGGCGCGCATTGAGGATTTAGACCTTACTGATATACAAGCTCAACAAGATCCATCTGAACTAGAGCCCAGAAGCAGCCCCAGCAGAATGTCGCCTTTATGTTCCGTGGCACCATTTTATAGCGAGAAATGGTCCTCTACTCGGTCCTGCTTCTCCCAGTTGTATCAGCggtgacgaggaagagataaTGTACAAACGGTTGAGCTTAGCTGCGAGTGCTTCCATCGTGACCCAGTTACAATGTTATCCAAAAGGGCAGACTCACCGCAGAGAATTATGTGCCAGTGTATCTGGTAGCAAACCGCTTGCCGGGGGCTGTGCTATAGCGGTACGAACCATCCCGCATGCATGGAATTCTTGGGATCTCACCATTGAACCACAAAGCCTGGGAAGATTGCGGACAACTTGCAAGACATGGAACAGAGCGCCTGACGATTGAAGAGTTATTGGATGGCAACTAGAGCCGGAATTGATCAAGCGCTTTCAAAAATTGTGAACGATGTCCATCTATTCATACAGCGTGAAGGAGTTCGCCAGACTGGCTCAACCTAAGAGATACAATAATACACCGGGCTGACAGAATAGTATACGTTAAGTACACCGGACCATCTCCGGGTACCGAATCCAAGGCCATGGTAGCCGGTGAGGCAACAATAATATCGAAGCCATTTCAACATATGTCAGAAGGTGCTGAAATGGTCAAGAGAATACGCCATGCTGCCTTCCAGACCGTTGGCTGCCTGCTATATCCTCGGGGTCGCGCGAGCTTCTATACAACTTGCAAACGGCAAGTTTAGCAAAATGCCGCCCAAAGAGGAACAGGACACAGTGGTCAAAGCAAACATCCCAATACGTGAAAGGTTTGCCTCGTATTCCTGGCAAGTAGGGCCAATATCTCGAGTTCAGAAGCCCGAATGCAAGAGACCATCCGACATCTGAAAGCGCCTGGGCCATAGAAGATCAGGCAAATGATAGTGATTTGTATAAAGGGCTTTCTCAATGATAAATGGATACCATGCAAGCTACATGGATGCCGGGGATGGAACGACACCGTTGAGCCTGATGACAATGAAAAGATACGATCCTTATGATGTGGACATGCGAGGAGACATAGAGAAGGCATGTGGAAAGAATTGACAAACACTTACATACTCTGGAGAGGAACGTGCTAGCATTCATCAGAGAAAAAATAGGAGAAGGATAATCTCGTTCATCCATGATTTAGTTGAAAGACAATGAAGTTCATCCCGTCGGGTGAATACGACAAATTAAGATACTAGCCAAACAGTGTATCGCTCTATGATCAGCATATGGCATCTAACGAAATCCTGAAAACTCATGTCTAGGCTGCTTCCTTTTAACAAGATGAAGATACCAACGCAAACCATGACTACCTGGCTACAGCATATCCTGCCAAGCAGCGTATCACACTCGGTGACTTGGTATCACCATTAGATTTACAAAGTTTCGTCTCACGTGTCCATAGTATCCGCAACCAAAGAGCTAGGACACGTCCACATCCACGTTCACCGCCACATCGCCCAGTTCCCGATTGGCAAAGCCCGTCTCTGAGatccaaagaagagaaagacggACTGTCTCTCCAGTTAATCACCAACGCCTGACGTGGTACATTATCAGATGGTCTTTCTGAGGTCAAGCACAGGCCATTCATATACTCGAGTAAGTTCAACACTACTGGCACTCCTTCTGACATCCGACACAGTAACCGTGACGTACACTGAAAACATATCATTGCTCCTAGAAGAATTTCGAGCAAAGCAACTTGGCAACAATGAGGTGAAAACTATAGGGTTGATCTGCTAACATTACTCGTCCATGTCTCCGGTCTATTCCAGGACACACATTTATAGTTGTTTGCTTTGTGAAAGTATTTCTCTTTCACACTCTATGGATGACAAATTGCAAGTTTAAATTGACTGCCAAAATGTATTTAGTGGGCCGATATGTTGATGGCTCAACCTACTAAATGCTATGCACACATGGTGTAATTATAGATGCAATCTGCTATGGTCATGTGGGCGATTGGGCCGGTATCTCTGTGCCAGGCTAGCTTTGCGTTTTCCGAGCTCCGACTCAACTTCAATTCGTTCTTCTTTTCAATTGGGTTGATGCTAATTATCCTTGTGTCCATATGCTTGGGGGTTATTGGGATGCCAGGGGAACCTCCACACAGGAGATTGTCGTGAAAGAGATATTTACGTTGTCATTTCGCCTGGAATAAGAATTTTAGCTGTGGTTTCCAAATTATTACATGCTCTTATCCCATACTAGCTTACTTATGACCCGATTTAAAATAACATTATGGGATACATTAAAATAGCCTCGTGTAATAATTTAATGCAATTTAACAGTGCTCAAAACCATAGTACCACCTCGATATATCTAAAAGCCCAATCAACCGCAATAAAAAATACCTCCACCACACAAACCCAAGCGGAAACAACATTAGCCGCTTTCTCCATGATATCCGATTGTGTACGCAGGTCACCTGGTGTGACAACCTAAAGACTACACACTAAATAAGCCAAGAAAGAGCAATATCTAGGTTTCAAATTGAGATACCCGATTCATAAGATACACCTCCACATCCGCTCACATTGAAGTAGTAATTTGCAATGTGGAAACCTCGAACAAATCCCACACGGATGACTGAAGATGGACGCTTAGGCAGGATTCTACTAGCTCCTAAGGTTAGGCCGAAGAACctgcttgctgttgctgcatcACTGCGGCCGCTCTTTTCAGGTCCTCAACTCCCTTCAGCACATTCTTTCGTTGCCCGTCGTAGTTAACCATTCTCATCCAATCACTCAGTGAACTGATACGATTAGGGTGGATTCGATTCAGAAGCGTGAAGTCTCGGTGTTCAGCCCGGCCCTCTCCCCAGTATTTCCACCAAGCTGAGAAGTTTTGGCGCCATGTCATCGTTGATTCATCCGTCACAGCACTTGGACCGGCGTAAAAATTGGCTGGAGCATTTGGGAAAGGCTCTGCCATAGGTAGGTACTCTTCGAGAGGTACATACCGATGCACCCCTTTCTTCCCTGTCACCTTAGTGAAGGCTGCCGCTATATCCGCGAAACTAACTTCATCTGTTGCAATTTTGAGATTCATCCCCGCAGATTCTGGCAAGTTGTTAAAGAGCCAAAGAGAATAATGTCCAACATCCTCTAGAGCTATAAGAGGTATTTTACCAGATTCTGTGCCGGAAGTACCGTCATAGTTAGTCACTAGTAGAGCTCATATCAGGGAAGGTAGTAATACATACTTGCGGGATTAGCCCAAACAAATGTCCCATCAGGTTCCTGGGTAGGGACAAACATGCCATCCCAGAGCATGTTCACATACGGGCCAGTTGTAAGCACAGAGCTTTTCATGCCAGCCTGACCTTGAGCTAGAATGTAATCTGCAACTCTGCCTTTCGCATCATTATGGCCCCAATGGTAATTCTCATCCCAGTCCGCGTGCTTGAGAGCGAAGTCCGTACAAGCATACACATAGTGTTGCACTCTATGGTGCCTCGCGATTTCATAAGCTCGACAGCCGTAAAATAGCTCATTCTTCTCACCAATGGTAAAGCCATCGGTGTTGACCCATGCCCCGTAGACACCCTTGAAAGCTTTATGCAGATCTTCCTGGTTATCCTGTCTGCCTTCAATCAGGGATACATTTGGAAGTTGTGCAACTTCTTGCGCCCGAGCGGACTTTGCGTCTCGAGTAAGCACTCGGACAGAGAACCTTTCGCTCAAGGAGAGGGCTATCACAAGTCAGGTATACACCAAAAGGCCAGGTGAAAAGCTACTATGACACGAACCTTTGATGACCGGCAGGCCTTGAGCGCCGGTTCCGCCGATAACCAGAATTTCTCTCATCCTTTTTCGTGAAAATTGATTATTCCCCAATTGTGTGGACCAATGTCCAGATGCAAAGATAATTGCTTGGCCATCCTCAGGATGTGCAGCTGTGCCTGATTTATTCGATTTCTCTAGGACCCTTGTCGGTGACGATTACCGAGTGTTTTGCATGATGATTAATCGTCTTAATCTAAACCTTTTCCCAAAGTTGGAACGATCTCGTCGTGCGAGTGGCATAGACACTCTAATCTTTGATTCATGATAGTGCGGATTGATTATTTCATCCCACCGACTGTTCGCATGAATAGTAATCACCAAAGTATTCCCAGTGGTTCCACATTAGTGGTGGAACCGGGGACCGAGTCAGAATCGCTATAATTGGTTGACATTAAGGGTATGAGTTGAATCAATCGATCTTGGCATGCTCTTCTAGAAGAAGGGAACGATTGATTATCCACCATGAAGTAGGGTCGACGGAGCATCGATGCATACTGTGTATACATAGATAGGCTTCTCTATTATAAATCATTATTTCATGAAAACTTTCAGCAATCTTGCCAAAAGTTGAGACTTGTGATGGCATAAACCGTCGGGGTGATGACGAGACATTCCCAGTTGCATTGTTTGCCCCCCGCCGAGTCAGTCAAAGCCACAGCCGTATTAATAATCGTTCGAACTTAATTCGTAGAAGATTCTTTGACAACCCTTATGGCATAGGCTCAAACCTCAGCGACTAAGGTACTAATAAGAAATACGTGGAACCACCAGGAAATATTTGCACACGGTGATTAGTGATATTCCCGAACTACCCGCATCTAATGTCCCCAAATTGCTTCCTCAACCCCACTTTTCGCTTTCCAGCAGATATTGGCATACGATATGATAGGGTAAAACTACAAAAGAAATACGGATGGATTCTTAAATACTACCCGTATCACTAATGAGGCTGAAATGCATAGTGGTAGAGCTTCCGTTCGAATTCAATATTCCGGACAATAGACGTGTGTGTTATCGAACTCCACTGTAAAAAAAACTCTACTACTCCATGAATACTCCGAAATTGACCAAAATCTATAGCTTTTATCGTGAGTTTAATACTCTTCGTGCTTTACCAAATTCTGGAGATGTCGA
It contains:
- a CDS encoding uncharacterized protein (COG:G,M;~EggNog:ENOG410Q8ND;~InterPro:IPR036291,IPR008030;~PFAM:PF13460,PF05368), whose product is MREILVIGGTGAQGLPVIKALSLSERFSVRVLTRDAKSARAQEVAQLPNVSLIEGRQDNQEDLHKAFKGVYGAWVNTDGFTIGEKNELFYGCRAYEIARHHRVQHYVYACTDFALKHADWDENYHWGHNDAKGRVADYILAQGQAGMKSSVLTTGPYVNMLWDGMFVPTQEPDGTFVWANPAKSGKIPLIALEDVGHYSLWLFNNLPESAGMNLKIATDEVSFADIAAAFTKVTGKKGVHRYVPLEEYLPMAEPFPNAPANFYAGPSAVTDESTMTWRQNFSAWWKYWGEGRAEHRDFTLLNRIHPNRISSLSDWMRMVNYDGQRKNVLKGVEDLKRAAAVMQQQQAGSSA
- the SED5 gene encoding t-SNARE syntaxin (BUSCO:EOG09263J3H;~COG:U;~EggNog:ENOG410PGDE;~InterPro:IPR021538,IPR000727,IPR010989;~PFAM:PF11416,PF05739;~TransMembrane:1 (i322-341o);~go_component: GO:0016020 - membrane [Evidence IEA];~go_process: GO:0016192 - vesicle-mediated transport [Evidence IEA]), producing the protein MTGPSIQDRTGEFHAILGQAQKRMAANKASAQRQALLTDAQRKQANGSADGQGGKRRSEFARRAVEIGRGITATTAKLQRLAELAKRKTLFDDRPVEISELTFVIKQDLASLNQQIASLQALTLSQHPKSNRSKADQEGEHNDNVVVMLQGKLADVGANFKDVLEVRTKNIQASRSRTENFVSSVSSKTHSALDTQRSDSPLYNTSGRRTPQPGGASDLLTLEPSNPSPLGRPSMHSDQQLLVMEEAQTSNAYIQGRGEAIDAIERTISELGGIFGQLAQMVSEQSDMIQRIDANTEDVVDNVQGAHRELLKYWTRVSGNRWLIAKMFGVLMIFFLLWVLISG